The nucleotide window CAGTTTGAGAATCTTGTAGTCTGGCTACATTCCTCAGGCCTTTTCTacttaaaatttcaattcaagGCAATCAACATCCAAGAAACTATCGGGACAATTGACAGCATAACATTCTTACAGGTGAAAATACCACAGTGAGTTTGGCATGATCAGAAAGTGAATAATCTTCAGGCCATGTTCCTTTCTCAACCTCTGTAGGGAAGAGAACTGCATTCTTGACACTAAAACCAATTGTTTCTTCGGTATCACTAACAACGTCGTCGTCCGATGCCTCATCGCTTATTCCATCTCTTTGCTCTGACCATGTAGGATTCCATACCCGCTGCTGCTATTTGATTACAGATATATCAATTAATTGTCAGTTTTTGCAAGTTGTTGGTTATATATAAATAATGTTCCTACATGAAGATAAATGACTGCCAAAATCTAGTGCGAAAGAAAGCTAAGCAAATGTAGACTAGCCTAATGCTAAAACTAATACTAGGTACAGCGATAAAACAAATACAGTAACTAGTAGGATGATCATGCTCTTAAATCAACCACGAGATCAGCTAAAGCACCTTCAAGCTGACAGTAACCAGTCTCATTGCAGTTTTACAATAAACCACCTTGTGAATTATGTAGATAGATATACAGATAAGAAATAACTCGAGCACAAAAACAATAAGTAGAATCTCTAAGGCATTAAGCATCAATACCTGAAATTCACTGTAATCAAGAACTCCATTTCCATCAATGTCTGCTTGCAACCACAAATCCTTTATTTCCTCAGCACTCAGCCCATAGCAATGTCCAATCAGATTAAGCTGTGGGGTCAGGGTACAAACGTTTAGCATCATTTCACAAATTGAATGGTGATAGAGATAACAGAAAACCCTTGGGAGGTTCAATCCATTTCTCTCCACATGTGCGCAACACCTACAAAAAGTAGAGAGATGTTTGAATTCATGACTTAAAAGTACCTGACGAAGCGCTTCACAAAACCCAGCATACGTAATGTAATCACCATCGCTGTCAGCTTTGAGAAAAGCAAACGCATCATTCTCAGTCAACGAAGCTCGGCGAAGTTGATACTGAAATTGAAGGAATAGTTAGATCAGTACCTTCTACACAACAAATAATCAGAGCATATAAAACGGAGATATTTCATTCATTTACTATAGAAAGAGTGAAATTAACGTGAGATTAGACAGGATTGCGGCGTCAAAATACAAACAATTTAGATATCTAGGCTTGATGTTCCAAGATATTGGTTTGAGGGATAGAGAAGTTACACATAGAATCAAAATAGGATGGTTGAAACGAAGAGTATTGTTGAGGTGTTATGTGAAAAAGGATGCCTACCAAAGTCGAAAATAAGTTGCATAGAACAATATAAGACAAGCAATATTATATGGGAGTGAACGTTGGACCATTAAAGTCCCACATATTCACAAGATGAGTGTCGCAGAGATGCGGATGTTAAGGTAGATATGAGGTCGTACAAGATTaggcaaaataaaaaaataatcaaaattcgGTAAAACGTGCAAGTAGCACACATCGAGGATAAAATAAGAAAAGGTCGCTTGAGATGGTTCAGTCATGTTCTACAACAACCTCCAGATGCATCAGTCCATAGGTGTGAAACCGTAGTGAATCAAGGTGTGGGAACAAGGGTAGACCTAAATTGCATGGAAAGAAGTCATCTTGGAAGACGTATAATCTCTTGTGATCCATGCAAACCTAGTGAAAAATAGAGCACAATGGAAGAAAAGATCTACATAGGTGATACAAATTAGTTGGATGTGTGTTTCACTCATGTTTGTACATTTATTTTAAGTCTCATATTTCTAGAAGTCTTTTAGTCTTGTAAGAATTTTATATGCCACTAGAAAATTTAGAAAATCTCTagtacttttcattttttttactaCTACTTTTTATGTTTAGTTTTTGGTAAAATATTGGTCCGAGATTTGCATAAATGGAGTGACACggtcagtgaggattcatatagccgatctCAACTTGCTAAGGATTTGCATAGTAGTAGCTATTGTTGTACAATAGGGGGAAAAACAATAAGAGCATGCCACACACAAGTTCAGGTGCAAAATAAGGTGGACCGGGAACTAATCTATTTTACTTCCTGCACTCTTAGCTAATTACAGAACTCAGAGAAAACCACACATTAAAAGCCCTTCaccacaaaatttcatattaaataGGAATGGACGTGTAGATATGCTATCATAGTGATGGTAAGCAAACAAAAAGATTTCAAAATTGGTAATTGTTCAGCAACATCATAGAGCAACAACTTTGAACAAAAGGAATCAGTATCAACTCTCAGCTTCCTATTCTGATCGAACTAGATTGTTTTTCaaacatgatttcaaaatatCGTGAAAGATCCAGAAAGGAAGCTgctaaataaaataagaatattATAATTACCTTGAACATGCCAAAAATTGCATTTCCCCAACTTGTTTTCAGCAATTTCCTGTAGCTATTTGGATTTAAAAGCCATATGAAATCCACACCACAGATGTTCCCACGGTGGTTACGGTGGCTCACCCACTGCATAATAGAAAAAAGGCATCAATATCAAAAGAAACTTGTAGTCGTGGGGGCCATGAGGAGAAAAAACAATGAAAGGTAAGTGACCTTGTGTGCATCAGCATCAGTGTATTGGTGAGCAGTATCATATGATGATACAAATCCTTGAGATCTGAGAAATTTGTAAACATGGCCACGCTTGCTTCCATTCCAATCACTTCAATATTAAAAAGTATACAACTAAAATTAGCAAAATCTACCAATAACGGAGATATCCAAAAGAGCAAACACAAAAAGGTTGTTGAACAATTACCCGCACAGTATAATTGGCAAGGGATTAAGCTTATTTTCTTTCTGATATGATTCCACGTATTGCAATATCTTGTAGACCTGTGCAGGTGCACCATGATACAGATGAAAGGTTAAAACAAGAAAAACGTATGAAAAAAATTTGCATTAGATTTTTCACACTGCTGCGAAGCAAGAGAACCATATAAAGACTGATGTACCTGCCGCAGACGTTCCAAGGACAAACTTGAATCGTGAGGAAACAAAAGGTGTGTGTTCACTATCAGCATTTCTTGACGAACGTTACTGTTTCGACATTGTGCATAAGGTGCAATTAGTTCAACATGCAATAGTTGAGCAACACGGTCTCCAAAATCATTGAAAAGCAACTCTCTGTGGGCTATAACCCTGAAGTAGTCCTTATGAACGGCAGTCAGCAGACCTGAATCAGGCAAGAAATGAAGCAATTCAAAAATGAATCGTTATGAATTAACATACCACCTAACACAGCTAAGACCTATGGCAATACTATCTACTCTCCATAGAGGTCAACAGAAATTTATATCAACCAATTAGAAAACTGCCTCTCTACtgaaaagtattgatttattttCAGTGAGGAATCAGAGATAGCTACTGCTTTCTCTGAGGTAAAATCACTTGATATCATATCAAGTTTCCCTTCAGAACACAACAGACCTTAAGAtgcttttcaatttttttgcaAACTCATCATTCTGACTTGTCAATACATAATTGACAAGAATTTAAACTACAATATATTTCCTAAAAGAAGAAAAGCATTTTCATTTGTTTACTTTATCTGGAAAAGCAATTACAAAGTAGGAGAATGGACAGATTAACCAATCCCATTGACATTATTGTCAAGAAACAGGGAAGACAATCAATGCCACCAAACTTACAAGTTCCTTCAATTACACATTGAAGAAGGAACagttttcttatattttttgtatttgcaCCTGATCTTTTAGAACTTCATTTCTTATATGTTGTTCCAATAGTTCAGCATAACCTTGGGGGAGAGGGTTCCTCAATCTCAAACGAAAAACGGCAGTccagtgcacaaagcatcccaCGTTCACACACGGTACGGGAAGAAGGAAAAAGGGAGGAGGATTACCATCACCACGATTATTGGTTCGAGCAAGCTTGAAATTAATATATCCAGCATCTCCTAGCCTCTTGTCATATATACCAACAAGCTCTTCATTCCCAACCCAAAATTC belongs to Nicotiana tabacum cultivar K326 chromosome 6, ASM71507v2, whole genome shotgun sequence and includes:
- the LOC107791705 gene encoding putative calcium-binding protein At1g02270 isoform X1 gives rise to the protein MGRKNRGTTKGRVSRIGSYAIAEPNSISCTTFNILAPIYKRLNLEDQSCRESDYRANWLSRNHRILDWLLYERSSIICLQEFWVGNEELVGIYDKRLGDAGYINFKLARTNNRGDGLLTAVHKDYFRVIAHRELLFNDFGDRVAQLLHVELIAPYAQCRNSNVRQEMLIVNTHLLFPHDSSLSLERLRQVYKILQYVESYQKENKLNPLPIILCGDWNGSKRGHVYKFLRSQGFVSSYDTAHQYTDADAHKWVSHRNHRGNICGVDFIWLLNPNSYRKLLKTSWGNAIFGMFKYQLRRASLTENDAFAFLKADSDGDYITYAGFCEALRQLNLIGHCYGLSAEEIKDLWLQADIDGNGVLDYSEFQQQRVWNPTWSEQRDGISDEASDDDVVSDTEETIGFSVKNAVLFPTEVEKGTWPEDYSLSDHAKLTVVFSPVRMLCCQLSR
- the LOC107791705 gene encoding putative calcium-binding protein At1g02270 isoform X2 → MGRKNRGTTKGRVSRIGSYAIAEPNSISCTTFNILAPIYKRLNLEDQSCRESDYRANWLSRNHRILDWLLYERSSIICLQEFWVGNEELVGIYDKRLGDAGYINFKLARTNNRGDGLLTAVHKDYFRVIAHRELLFNDFGDRVAQLLHVELIAPYAQCRNSNVRQEMLIVNTHLLFPHDSSLSLERLRQVYKILQYVESYQKENKLNPLPIILCGDWNGSKRGHVYKFLRSQGFVSSYDTAHQYTDADAHKWVSHRNHRGNICGVDFIWLLNPNSYRKLLKTSWGNAIFGMFKYQLRRASLTENDAFAFLKADSDGDYITYAGFCEALRQLNLIGHCYGLSAEEIKDLWLQADIDGNGVLDYSEFQQRVWNPTWSEQRDGISDEASDDDVVSDTEETIGFSVKNAVLFPTEVEKGTWPEDYSLSDHAKLTVVFSPVRMLCCQLSR